Below is a window of Streptomyces sp. NBC_00223 DNA.
CGACACGGTCGTCTACCATGGCGGCCAGGACCCCTCCCCCCTCCTCATCGGCGTCGAATAACCCACGGCCCACCCCCGGGGAGGCCACGCACTCCCGCCGCAACGCGTTCCAACCAACCGCCGCCGCACGCGGCTCCGGCACCGGGCGCCCGTCCCACCTGCACGGAAGCTGGGCGCCGCCCAGCAGGCTGCGTGCTGCCCGCGCGACGCGGGCCGGCCGGCAGACGGTCGCTCACCGCCCGTGCGAGCCGCGCGACACCGCTCGCCTGCCGCGCTGCCGGCGAGGGTCCCGGTGCGGGCGGCCGTCGAGTTCCGGTGCGGCAGCGTGTGGGTTTCGCCGCGCCTGCGTGGTACCCGCCGGGGAGCCGTGTGCTGATGGCGAGCCGACCGATCGCGGTTCGCCTGGCAGGCGGCGGCTCGCCGCTTGCGTGTTCGCGGCGTCGGCGGCTTCGGCCGCCGCGAGTGCGGGTGCCGGGTCGGGTCGGGGCGCGCGGCGCCCCCGACCCCCCGTCGGGGCACCGCGCCCGCGCGTATCCGCGGGGGAATGTCGGAGGGGTGGGGGAGGATGAGGGGGATGGCTTCCCATGACGTGTCCAATCCCCTGGACGAACCCCTGCGCGACCTCGTCGGCGACCGCACCGCGAAAGTGCTCGAAGAGCACCTCGGCCTGCGCACCACGGGCGACCTGCTGCACCACTACCCCCGGCGGTACGCCGAACGCGGGGAGCTGACCCGCCTCGCCGACCTCCCGGTCGACGAGTACGTGACCGTCGTCGCGCAGATCGCGAAAGCGGACAAGAGGACGTACGGCGGCGGCTCCGGCGTACGTCTTGAGGTCGTGGTGACCGACGGCAGCGGCTCACTGACCCTCGTGTTCTTCAGCAAGGCCGCCCACGCGCACGCCCACCGGCTGATCCCGGGCCGCCGGGGAATGTTCTCCGGCAAAGTCTCCGTCTTCAACCGCACCCGCCAACTCGCCCACCCCGACTACCAGTTGCTGGACGCGGACGACGGCGAGCAGGCGAAGGAGGCCGTGGACGCCTTCGCCAACCGGCTGATCCCGCTCTATCCCGCCTGCAAGCAGATCACCTCGTGGAAGATCGCCCAGGCCGTGGACACCGCGCTCAACTCCCTCGGCGCCACGCAGTGGCAGGGCGTCGGCGAGCCGCTGCCCGAAGCGCTGCGCGCAAGCCGGGACCTGCGCCCGCTGCCCGAAGCGCTGGAGAAGATCCACCGGCCGCGTACGAAGGCCGACATCGACGCGGCCAGACAGCGCCTGAAGTGGGACGAGGCCTTCGTCCTGCAGGTCGCCCTCGCCCGCCGCAGGGCCGCGGACTCCGCGCTGCCCGCCGTCCCGAGGGTCCCCGGCCCGGACGGGCTGCTCGCCGCCTTTGACGCGAAGCTGCCCTTCACACTCACCGAGGGCCAGCGCGCGGTCTCCGCCGAGGTCTTCGCCGACCTGGCCACCGACCACCCGATGCACCGCCTGCTCCAGGGCGAGGTCGGCTCGGGCAAGACACTGGTCGCGCTGCGGGCGATGCTCGGCGTCGTGGACGCGGGCGGCCAGGCCGCAATGCTCGCGCCCACCGAGGTGCTGGCCCAGCAGCACCACCGCTCGATCACCGAGATGATGGGCGAGCTGGCCGAGTCCGCCGGCATGCTCGGCGGCACGGACCTCGGTACGAAGGTCGTACTGCTCACCGGCTCGATGGGCACCCCCGCCCGCCGCCAGGCGCTGCTCGACCTGGTCACGGGCGAGGCCGGGATCGTGATCGGCACACACGCGCTGATCGAGGACAAGGTGAAGTTCCACGACCTGGGCCTGGTCGTCGTCGACGAGCAGCACCGCTTCGGCGTGGAGCAGCGCGACGCCCTGCGGGCCAAGGCGGAACGGCCGCCGCACCTGCTGGTGATGACCGCCACCCCGATCCCGCGGACCGTGGCCATGACGGTCTTCGGCGACCTGGAGACCTCCGTGCTCGACCAGCTGCCCGCCGGGCGCTCGCCGATCGCCACCCATGTCGTACCGGCCGCCGACAAGCCGCACTTCCTGGCCAGGGCCTGGGAGCGGGTGCGCGAGGAGGCCGAGGCCGGGCACCAGGCGTACGTGGTGTGCCCGCGGATCGGCGACGAGGAGGAACCGAAGGGCGGGGGCAAGAGCCCGAAGAAGCAGCAGAAACAGGACCCCGACGACGCCGAGCGCAGGCCCGCGCTGGCCGTCCTGGACATCGCCGAGCAGCTCGCGGCGGGCCCGCTCGGCGGCCTGCGGGTGGAGGTGCTGCACGGCAGGATGGCCCCCGACGCCAAGGACGACGTGATGCGCCGCTTCGCCGCGGGCCAGGCGGACGTCCTGGTCGCGACCACCGTCATCGAGGTGGGCGTCAACGTGCCCAACGCCACCGCGATGGTGATCATGGACGCCGACCGTTTCGGTGTCTCGCAGCTCCACCAGCTGCGCGGCCGGGTCGGCCGCGGCTCCGCCCCCGGGCTGTGCCTGCTGGTCTCCGAGGCCCCCGAGGCGAGCCCGGCCCGCACCCGGCTCGACGCGGTCGCCCGCACCCTCGACGGCTTCGAGCTCTCCCGGATCGACCTCGAACAGCGCCGTGAGGGCGATGTGCTCGGCCAGGCCCAGTCCGGCCACCGCTCCTCGCTGCGGGTGCTGACCGTCATCGACGACGAGGAGGTCATCGCGGCCGCCCGCGACGAGGCCACCGCGCTGGTGACGGCCGACCCCGAGCTGACCGCGCACCCTGATCTGCGCAGCGCGCTGGAGAGCCTGCTGGACGCGGACCGCGAGGAGTACCTGGAGAAGGGATGAGCGCCGGTCAGGGGTAGGGTCGGCGATGTGATCGGTTCATGACCCGCGTGATCGCCGGCGCCGCCGGAGGGCGGCGCCTCGCCGTGCCGCCGGGCACAGGCACCCGCCCGACCTCGGACCGGGCCAGGGAGGCGCTCTTCTCCACCTGGCAGTCGCTGCGCGGCACCCTCGAAGGGGCGCGGGTGCTCGACCTGTACGCGGGCTCGGGCGCGGTGGGCCTTGAGGCGCTGTCCCGCGGCGCCGCCCATGTCCTGCTGGTGGAGGCCGACCCGGGGGCCCTGCGCGTCGTCCGCGAGAACACCGCCTCGCTGCGCCTGCCGGGCGCCGAGGTGCGGGCCGGGCGCGCCGAGAAGACCGTCGCGGGACCCGCGCCCGGGCAGCCGTACGACGTGGTCTTCCTCGACCCGCCCTACGACGTCGGCGACGACGAACTGCGGGAGATCCTGCTCACACTCCTGGCCAATGACTGGCTGAGCGGAGAAGCGCTGGTCACCGTAGAGCGCAGGACCCGAGGCGGCGAATTCGGCTGGCCCGGGGGGTTCGAGGGCCTGCGGTCCCGACGGTACGGCGAGGCGACCTTTTGGTACGGTCGCGCCGCCGAGGTCACCGCCGGGTCATGAGCCCGGCCGAGCCCGGCACCCGCCCCAGCCGCAGCACCCGCAGTACCCGTAACGCCCGTACGGAGAGCGAGGAACCCCTCTTGCGCCGCGCAGTCTGTCCCGGGTCCTTCGACCCCGTCACCAACGGCCATCTCGACATCATCGCCCGCGCCTCGCGGCTGTACGACACCGTCTACATCGCCGTGATGATCAACCAGTCCAAGAAGGGCCTGTTCGACATCGAGGAGCGGATCGACCTGATCGAGCAGGTCACCGCCGACCTCGGCAACGTACGGGTGGAGTCCTTCCACGGCCTGCTGGTCGACTTCTGCAAGCAGCGCGAGATCCCGGCCATCGTCAAGGGCCTGCGCGCCGTCAGCGACTTCGACTACGAACTGCAGATGGCCCAGATGAACATCGGGCTGTCCGGGGTGGAGACCCTGTTCGTCCCCACCAATCCCGCTTACAGCTTTCTGTCCTCCAGCCTGGTCAAGGAAGTCGCCCAATGGGGAGGCGACATCTCCCACTTGGTGCCGCCGCAGGTTCTCGACGCGCTCAACGCGAGGCTCCGGCCGCAGTAGGCTTCCGCCGTGGACGTCCAGAAGAAGCTCGATGAGATCGCGGCCGTCGTCGCCAACGCCCGATCCATGCCGATGTCGGCCTCCTGCGTGCTGAACAGGGCCGAGCTGCTGTCGATGCTCGACGAGGTGTCGGCCGCGCTCCCCGGTTCCCTCTCGCAGGCCCAGGAGTTGCTCGGGGACCGTGAGCAGATGGTCCAGCAGGCCCGCGGCGAGGCCCAGCGGATCATCGAGTCGGCGCACGCCGAACGCGGTTCGCTGGTCTCCGACACCCAGATCGCCCGGCAGTCGCAGGACGAGGCCGAGCGGATCATCGCCGAGGCCCGCCGTGAGGCCGAGGAGATCCGCGCCGAGGCCGACGACTACGTCGACAGCAAGCTCGCCAACTTCGAGGTGGTCCTCACCAAGACCATCGGCTCGGTCGACCGGGGCCGCGAGAAACTGCTCGGCCGCGACCCGTACGGCAACGAGCAGGGCTACTCCGAGGACGACCCGGAAGCCCCCGAGCGCAGCAGCGACCCCGAGACGCTGCGCCGCCGCGCGGACGAGTACGTGGACGCCAAGATGGGCGCCTTCGAGGCCGTGCTCACCAAGACCCTCGAAGCCGTCGGCCGCGGCCGGCTCAAGCTCACCGGGCACAACCCGATCGACGACCTGGCCGCGCAGATCGCCGCGGCGGACGCCGCCGACGGCGTGGACGGGCACCAGCGGCAGAGCGACGCCGAGTACATGGCCGGCCTCGCCGCCCCCGAGCGCGCCGAGCCCGCCGACCTCTCGCAGTACGGCTACGACACCCCGGTCCAGGCTCCCGTCCCGGTCCAGCAGCCCGACCCGGCGTACGGCTACCAGGAGACGTACCAGCAGCAGGGCGGCTACGAGGGCGACGGTTACGCCCAGCCCCAGCAGCAGGAGTACGTCCAGCAGGCCGGCTACGCCGACCCCTACGTCCAGCAGGGCTACCCGCAGGACCAGGGCTACGACTACCAGCAGCAGGGGTACGAGCAGCAGCAGTACGCACCGCAGATCCCGTACCAGCAGCAGGGCGAGCAGCCCCTGCCGCAGCAGGGGTACGCGCAGCCCGCGGCGCTCGACGAGACCAGCTTCTTCGACACCGGGATGATCGACCTCAACCGGCTGCGGGAGCTGGAACAGGGTCTGTGACGGGGGCCGCCCAAAGCGAGCGGGGTCCCGCGGAACCCGCTCTGTTT
It encodes the following:
- the rsmD gene encoding 16S rRNA (guanine(966)-N(2))-methyltransferase RsmD; the encoded protein is MTRVIAGAAGGRRLAVPPGTGTRPTSDRAREALFSTWQSLRGTLEGARVLDLYAGSGAVGLEALSRGAAHVLLVEADPGALRVVRENTASLRLPGAEVRAGRAEKTVAGPAPGQPYDVVFLDPPYDVGDDELREILLTLLANDWLSGEALVTVERRTRGGEFGWPGGFEGLRSRRYGEATFWYGRAAEVTAGS
- the recG gene encoding ATP-dependent DNA helicase RecG, whose translation is MASHDVSNPLDEPLRDLVGDRTAKVLEEHLGLRTTGDLLHHYPRRYAERGELTRLADLPVDEYVTVVAQIAKADKRTYGGGSGVRLEVVVTDGSGSLTLVFFSKAAHAHAHRLIPGRRGMFSGKVSVFNRTRQLAHPDYQLLDADDGEQAKEAVDAFANRLIPLYPACKQITSWKIAQAVDTALNSLGATQWQGVGEPLPEALRASRDLRPLPEALEKIHRPRTKADIDAARQRLKWDEAFVLQVALARRRAADSALPAVPRVPGPDGLLAAFDAKLPFTLTEGQRAVSAEVFADLATDHPMHRLLQGEVGSGKTLVALRAMLGVVDAGGQAAMLAPTEVLAQQHHRSITEMMGELAESAGMLGGTDLGTKVVLLTGSMGTPARRQALLDLVTGEAGIVIGTHALIEDKVKFHDLGLVVVDEQHRFGVEQRDALRAKAERPPHLLVMTATPIPRTVAMTVFGDLETSVLDQLPAGRSPIATHVVPAADKPHFLARAWERVREEAEAGHQAYVVCPRIGDEEEPKGGGKSPKKQQKQDPDDAERRPALAVLDIAEQLAAGPLGGLRVEVLHGRMAPDAKDDVMRRFAAGQADVLVATTVIEVGVNVPNATAMVIMDADRFGVSQLHQLRGRVGRGSAPGLCLLVSEAPEASPARTRLDAVARTLDGFELSRIDLEQRREGDVLGQAQSGHRSSLRVLTVIDDEEVIAAARDEATALVTADPELTAHPDLRSALESLLDADREEYLEKG
- the coaD gene encoding pantetheine-phosphate adenylyltransferase: MRRAVCPGSFDPVTNGHLDIIARASRLYDTVYIAVMINQSKKGLFDIEERIDLIEQVTADLGNVRVESFHGLLVDFCKQREIPAIVKGLRAVSDFDYELQMAQMNIGLSGVETLFVPTNPAYSFLSSSLVKEVAQWGGDISHLVPPQVLDALNARLRPQ
- a CDS encoding ATP synthase F0 subunit B, producing MDVQKKLDEIAAVVANARSMPMSASCVLNRAELLSMLDEVSAALPGSLSQAQELLGDREQMVQQARGEAQRIIESAHAERGSLVSDTQIARQSQDEAERIIAEARREAEEIRAEADDYVDSKLANFEVVLTKTIGSVDRGREKLLGRDPYGNEQGYSEDDPEAPERSSDPETLRRRADEYVDAKMGAFEAVLTKTLEAVGRGRLKLTGHNPIDDLAAQIAAADAADGVDGHQRQSDAEYMAGLAAPERAEPADLSQYGYDTPVQAPVPVQQPDPAYGYQETYQQQGGYEGDGYAQPQQQEYVQQAGYADPYVQQGYPQDQGYDYQQQGYEQQQYAPQIPYQQQGEQPLPQQGYAQPAALDETSFFDTGMIDLNRLRELEQGL